CGCGGCTGCGGCTCCGTCATGCGCGTCGTCCAGGAGTGCTCCAAGGCGGCGGTCTGCATCACCATCACCGACTGCGGCCCGCGGACCAAGAGCTTCTGCGGCGAGGCGTCCTGCTGCAACGGCGTCTGCCGCACCAACCGCATCCTGGACCTGACGCCCGCGGCCTACTCCCAGATCGCCAGCCTCAGCTCCGGCAAGACCGGCGTCTGGATCTACGAGTGAACGGAGGCGCGGCCATGAAGGACGCAACGGGCTCGACGTTCGACCGGCGGCGCTTCCTGTCCGCCAGCGCACTCGGCGGCGCCACCGTCGTCGGCGCCACGGCGCTCGGCGCGGTGGACCCCGACGCCGCGTTCGCGGCACCCACCCCGCCGCTCGACCCGGCGGTCGCCGCCACCTCGTTCGCCGAGGGCCTGATCACCGGCATCGACGGCGGCACCCTGCTGCACGTCAAGGGCTCCTACGGCGAACGGCACCGCATCCAGCTCACCAACGCCACGAGCATCTGGAAACTCCACCCCACCACCGCCGACGACGTCGAGACCGGCGACGGCCTCTACGCCCGCGGCCTGGAGATGCCCGACGGCACCATCGCCGCCGACGCGGTCTGGGTGAACATCGTCAACCTCGACGTCACGGTCCGCGGCATCGGCAAGGACCGGCTCGCCCTCGGCTACCACGGCGGCGAGCTGATCGGCCGCATCGTCCCGGGCCGCTCCACCGCCTCGTACGCGGGCGCCGCGCTCACCGACGACCTGTCGGGCGTGCGGATGGGCCAGCACGCGCTGGTGCTCGGCGCCTGGCGGCCGAAGGACGGTGCCGTCGACATCGCCAGGATCACGGTCGGGCACTGACCGCCGCGGCCACTTCGAGGACGGAGGCAGCATGATCGCACTGC
The Streptomyces sp. CNQ-509 DNA segment above includes these coding regions:
- a CDS encoding rare lipoprotein A, producing the protein MACSTNYLWRGEATWFCCGAAWGPCGSAGGGACGNCRSASNHGAWPNASAACWDITRPDLCGEGGIPRRGCGSVMRVVQECSKAAVCITITDCGPRTKSFCGEASCCNGVCRTNRILDLTPAAYSQIASLSSGKTGVWIYE